gcccagggtaccgccggaaaacaggccgacatcagacccagaactcgcataACTTGCCTTATGCTGATCTCCTGATTCGTCTGGAGGAGAGCAACCGCCTGATCCAGTTTGAGAATTTTTTCCTGGGGAAGGAAAATCTTCTTTTCTACTGAGGATATTCTGTATCCCAGATACATCACCTCCTGTGATGGTATCATCTGCGATTTTTCTTCGTTGACCAGCCAACCCAGGGAACGCAGGAAAGACAGGGCTACCTTCAGGTCGCTCTCTAACTGATGACCAGACGGGGCTATGAACAACAGATCGTCTAGGTAAGGCACTATTGTTACTCCTTGGAGTCTCAGTGGTGCCAGGGCTTCTGCTAGGACTTTGGTAAAAATCCTTGGCGAGGAAGACAGGCCAAAGGGGAGGGCCCTGAATTGCAGATGTTTGGTAGCAGAACCCAGTCTCACCGCTAGACGCAGGAATTTTTGGCATTCCTGACGGATCGGAATGTGTAAATATGCGTCCCGTAAGTCCACGGTGGCCATATAACACTTTGGGAAGATCAGACTGGTGACTGAAAATATCGATTCCATTCTGAACCGTTTGTACCGGACCCACTTGTTGAGGGGACGAAGgtttaaaatcagtctgtacttTCCTGAGGGCTTTTTCACCACGAAGACATGCGAATACACCCCCTGaccttcctcctcctggggaACTTCCGACAGAACCCTCTGATCCAACAGGTCCCCTaaaaggagacccagggcctctgctttctccCGGTCTCTGGGAGGTTGAGTGACCAAaaatattgggggagggggagctgaaAATTCCAGCCTGTAGCCGTTTTCTATGAGGTCGTGTACAAACGGACTGACTGTTAATTCTGTCCATTGTGAGAGGAactcccccaatcttcctcccacagggACCTGAGTGTCACTGGGTTTTGGGGGGAACCTGAGGAGGGTTAAACAAGATTCCTCCTCTTCCACGTCCCTTTTGGCCCGACCAATGTTTTTTAGGATGTGAATCCCGGTCTTTCTGGTTTTGCCTAAACCCTCGAAAAAAGCGtttatttccttctttcttttttctttccgggAAGGCTTTCTTTTTATCTTGTGTCCTTTCTAGTGCCTCCTGGAGACCCGGACCAAATAAGTGATCGCCAGAAAAGGGTAAGCCGCAGAGTTTTAACTTTGATGCGGCGTCACCAGTCCATGTCTTTAACCAGACCGACCTTCTGGCTGCGTTGACTAACGCTGCGGATCTGGCTGCAAGCTTCACCGATTCTGAGGAAGCATCGGCTAGGAAGCCAGCCGCCTTCAAGAGCAACGTGAAAGATTTTAAGATCTGCTGCCTGGATGTACCAGCAGTGATATGCGCTTGGAGTTGATTGAGCCAACACTCCAAGTTCCTGGCTACGCAGGTAGCCGCCAACGCTGGTTTAAGTGCAATAGTGGAAGCATCCCATGCCCTTTTTAAAATGATGTCACCCCTTTTATCCATCGGATCTTTAAGTGATCCAAGGTCATCGAAGGCCAGGTCAGTTCTTTTTGATACCCTGGCCAGAGGTGCATCTAGCTTTGGAACTTTGTTCCATGGGAGCGTTGTATCTTCCTCAAAAGGAAATCTACGCTTTAGGTTCCCtgcaaaaaaaaggtattttttctgGTTGCTCCCACTCCAACAAGATCGTTTCTACCAACGACTTATGAACAGGAAAACACCTGGTCTTTACAGCACTACCTTGATAAAGTTGGTCGTGCTTAGATAGCTGGACCTGTTCCTCTCGGATCTCTAGGGTTTCATATATTGCTTTAAGCAAGTCTCCCACATCTTCTAGAGACAGTCTATATCTAGTCCCCCTGGAAGAGTCTTCTTCTTCTAGCTCAGAGCCAGAAGCTGAATCTACCTGAGAGGAAGCCTGGGACCGAGTGGaccctcctgcttcctcctcctcatgctcATCCCCTTCGACCGGAGTTGCCAAGGACGGGGCACTAGGGGTCCTATATACCGGGGACGGCATCTGCATCCTATCCATCATTCCCCGGAAAGATTTGAAAGTGGATGCGAGCTCATCTTTTACAGATAAGACTTTTTGGCATTCTGCCACAGAGTCATCTTTGACCAGACTGGAGATGCACTCTACACATAGAGGCTTTTTCCAGCTGGAACCCAATTTTTCCCCACATACAGCGCACTTTCTTTTAGGGGCTTGTGCTGGCGTTTTGTCCTGAGTTTTGACCTAAAATCAAACACAAACACCAAAAGAGTTGTTTTAGTATAAAAGACAATGCCCCCTGACAACCACACCGTGTGCCAGAAAAGATGAGTGCTGGGGAGCCCTCCACCACAGGCCCTGCCCAGGGAGGGAGAAAAGGTCCTGAGATAAATTTAGACCATGTCCCCCAAGGTAAGTGAAGAGTCAGCCTAGCCCCCCTTACCTGGGAGACGCCGGAGCCGGTGGACCCGGAGTCTGTGGCCTGCCTCGCTTCCTCCATCGGTCCTGTGTCCTTAAACAGCCCGGCTGCGTTTGGAACACACCGCTCCGTGTGCCTTCCTTCCACTGCCGCGCCTAAGTCGAATGGGACTAGGTTTCGACGGCGCCCCTTGATGACGCCGTTCCGGTGACGCACTTCCGCCTTGTGGAACGCATCCGTCCCGCCCCTCAGCGCCGCTCCGGAAGGGGATCTGCAGTGCAGAGCGGCATGGCACAGCCAGCGTCTCTCGCCGCTGCCATAGCTGATGTACCGCGCTGTGCTCTGAGAAGAAGACCAACGCAACAGGTACTGGGTACTGCGGGGGGGGGATGCCGACATCAAGGGTTCCCACTCTCTCTGAGCTTTAGACAGCAGTGAAATCGGTGACCTTTCTCTTCCTAGCAGGAGCAGAGGGGTACCAGGCAGAGAGGGAATCCAGCATTTTTAAAAGTCCCTTAAAAAACGtgctccttcccttctggcaggaaacacaataactgaggaggagatctagaggaccgccctttaaagaaaagggtgtacgtgtttcctgtcccggagggaggagcccaaggtctcaagaggctgtcctggaagacgactagagaaaatcttttttccacaggaattcggggcaactttagggagcgcgctataccccgataaatacggtacatgtaaCAAGATAAAAAACAAGAGGGGAATAGGTTGCGCTAGAAACTCAACAGAACCTGACCATTGTGCGTGTAATgtgcatgaaataaaaaaatgaaatgaacaatatatataaaaaaattatgtctAAGATgtctagatggggggggggggggggggggggggggcacgccacaggattagctcgcacagggcgcctgaacacctaagacCAGCCCTGAGCGCAACCTATTCCCCTCTTGTTTCTTCTTGATTAAAATACGATCAACCATGGCAAGAGTTTTCtttgactggggaaaaaaaaaaaaaacaagagttcTGTGATCCTCTTAGAAGATTAATGAGACTCTTCCATTAGAGCCTCATGAGAAAGATGATCAAAGGTAGTAACTGTCTCATCTTCTGAACCCAGACCTCCTAACCGTCCCGGATTTCGTGGGACTGTTCCGATccacggaattcccccccccccccccgctcaactgtcaggccccgtacacacgaccgagtttctcggcagaattcagccagaaactcggttcagagctgaattctgccgagaaacccggccgtgtgtacactttcggccgaggagccggcgaggacctcggcgaggaaatagagaacatgttctctatttcctcgttgttcaatggcaaaagtcggcccgccgagttcctcggtcgtgtgtacggggcctcagagtaatTCTGACTTTCCTTCTCTACCTGCAGATTTAAAGTACAAAACTTTTCTTTGCTTTTTATCGAAGAATATTGTTGATAAAATGAGACAATTTATTAGGCAAACCCNNNNNNNNNNNNNNNNNNNNNNNNNNNNNNNNNNNNNNNNNNNNNNNNNNNNNNNNNNNNNNNNNNNNNNNNNNNNNNNNNNNNNNNNNNNNNNNNNNNNAGAAAAAAGGCCTGGAGGAACCAACTATTAAATATGGCTTCCAAAACGGACGGTCTATAGAAAAACAAGGAAGGTGGCTACCTAGAAGGAGCATCTCTAGGCAAAGGGTCTTGGAAACCAACTATAAGAAGTGGCTACTTAAACCGATTCTTACTCTATAGAAAAACCAGGAAGGTGACTACCTAGAGGGAGCATCCCGGGGGAAAGAGCCTACAGGATCTACAGTGAGACATGGCTACCCATTGGGATAATCTCTAAAGAAAAAGGGTCCAAGGAATCTACTATGAGAGGGGACTACCCATTGGGATAATCTCTAAGAAAGGGCTTAAAGAATCCGCTATGAGAAATAGCTacctaaaagattctctttaAGGAAAATGCCCAAggaatctgtgatggggtggCTACCCATACAGAAAGGGTCTGAGGAACCCAACTATTAAAAAGGTGGCTACCAAACTGATTCTCTATCGAAAAAAATCAGGATGGTTACCTAGAAGAAGCATCTCTAGGGAAAGGGTCTAAGGAATCTACGATTAGAGGTGGTCACCCAGAGATCATCTCAAAAGGATAGGGTCTCTAAAGAAAATTACTAAAAGAGGTGGCTTCTAAAAAGAGTCGTCTACCCAGAAGGAGCATCTCTAACAGGAAAAGGGCCCAAGAAATCCACTATGGGGAGATAGAGACCCAAACACACTCTTTCTCTAGAACAGGGATCTCCACACTACGGACCTCCAGCtggtgcagaactacacatcccatgaggcattgtaacatttTGACATGACTAGGCGTTAGGGATGTCCCGATGCTAGTACTTggggggggaaatgctccgaagcttcacccggacagtcaggtatcgggtggtggggggggagttacaagtcttctccgtgccgtcttctccccctccgtgccgctctcccccctcaatctgtcaggatggagagagcagaggtaggagccgctaaacccggctcctaccttttccgaataaaCAGTccgtgatcaccgactctgtccatttacataactgagcatcgtaacctgtgtttacgatgcttcagtttatgaatggagaggagcttctctctcttagttgaggctgcagagaaaggggaatctgtgtccttagtccctttctctgtcttaaaggggagatgtcagaggtctgttaagacccctgatatctcaccaaagcccccccaacagggctgattaaaaaaaaaaaaaaaaaaaaaggtattcggtatcggcgagtacttggaaaaagaggaaaaagaagaagaaaaagaagaagaaaaagaagaagaaaaagaagaagaaaaagaagaatcggtacttgtactcggtctcaaaaaagtcgggacaaccctactaggcataatgagaattgtagttcctgaacaactgggacggccatagtttggagaccccgatCTAGAAGAACCAGGAAGGCGGCTTTCCTAGAGGGGAGTTTTTCTAAAGAAAGGGTTTCTGAAATCTACTAGGAGAGATGGCTACCTTGAAGACCCAGGAAGGTTTCTATGCAGATAGAGCATCTTCagggggtctgtaatgttggAGAATATCCAGGAGAAGCTCCTGACAGATGGATATTGCCCAGGGACCTCATTACTCAACATTACAAGGTATACAGTGATTGCTCTCGCATATACGAACAATTTAAAAGGATTTATTTCTATTGAGAAGCTGCTACTAGCAACTAGGGCCACCAACAAATGGAGGAGGGGGAAATATTAGTACATTGCACAGTACAAAATCATTTgaatgactcccccccccccccccccccagtatagaTACAGATATACAAGAAAGAAATGAACAGGAAAGTACACTCACAAGTTAGGCGCAAGGGCTCTCAGGACAGGACCCGGTAGTCCAGCCACTTCAGGGATATCCTCGATTTGGGTATGATCCAGGAGCTCCAGGAAATGATGCAGATGGCCCCCACTGACCAGATGGCACTGTACCCCAGGGTACAGATGATGGAGCACCAGCGCCAGGGACTGGAAATGGAGGAGCACCAGGGTATGGCAAGTTAGGCTGTGAGGGGTACTGCCCACCCTGGGATCCCCAACCCCACCCTGGCCCACCAGGTGAAGGACCTGTTTGACCAGACTGACCATAGGGGTCAGATGGAGAAGGATATGAACCTGGCATCCCACCGGGTCCCATTGGCCCTGAAGGGTAGGGATATTGCCCAGGTGCTCCTGGTTGCTGTGGGCCAGAAGGGGCTCCAGGATATTGCCCCGGTGCTCCTGGTTGCTGTGGGCCAGAAGGGGCTCCTGGATATTGCCCCGGAGCTCCTGGTTGCTGTGGGCCAGAAGGGGCTCCTGGATATTGCCCCGGTGCTCCTGGTTGCTGTGGGCCAGAAGGGGCTCCCGGATATTGCCCAGGTGCTCCTGGTTGCTGTGGGCCAGAAGGGGCTCCTGGATATTGCCCAGGTGCTCCTGGTTGCTGTGGGCCAGAAGGGGCTCCTGGATATTGCCCAGGTGCTCCTGGTTGCTGTGGGCCAGAAGGGGCTCCTGGATATTGCCCAGGTGCTCCTGGTTGCTGTGGGCCAGAAGGGGCTCCTGGATAGTGCCCAGATGGGGCTCCTGGATAATGACTAGATGGGGCTCCTGGTTGCTGTGGGCCAGAAGGGGCTCCTGGATAGGGGCCAGATGGGGCTCCTGGATAATGACTAGATGGGGCTCCTGGTTGCTGTGGGCCAGAAGGGGCTCCAGGATAAGGTGCTTTTGCGTCTGGCCCAGCTGGAGCCCCTGGATAGGGTGCTGAAGGATAAGGTGAATTTGGTTGCTGtccagctggggcccctgggtagGGCCCAGAGGGATATTGCACATTTGGTTGAGATGGCTGCTGCCCAGGTGCTGCTCCTGGATA
This window of the Rana temporaria chromosome 13, aRanTem1.1, whole genome shotgun sequence genome carries:
- the MAPK1IP1L gene encoding MAPK-interacting and spindle-stabilizing protein-like isoform X3; translation: MSGEDEFSLADALPDKGKTQTVSNPRDPQQPGAWSGSNPWGSTPGAPSAPGFTPYGQGQGGTYSGGGGQPSAPPQTYPSGPQPSAPSAPTGPYPGAAPGQQPSQPNVQYPSGPYPGAPAGQQPNSPYPSAPYPGAPAGPDAKAPYPGAPSGPQQPGAPSSHYPGAPSGHYPGAPSGPQQPGAPGQYPGAPSGPQQPGAPGQYPGAPSGPQQPGAPGQYPGAPSGPQQPGAPGQYPGAPSGPQQPGAPGQYPGAPSGPQQPGAPGQYPGAPSGPQQPGAPGQYPGAPSGPQQPGAPGQYPYPSGPMGPGGMPGSYPSPSDPYGQSGQTGPSPGGPGWGWGSQGGQYPSQPNLPYPGAPPFPVPGAGAPSSVPWGTVPSGQWGPSASFPGAPGSYPNRGYP
- the MAPK1IP1L gene encoding MAPK-interacting and spindle-stabilizing protein-like isoform X2, with protein sequence MSGEDEFSLADALPDKGKTQTVSNPRDPQQPGAWSGSNPWGSTPGAPSAPGFTPYGQGQGGTYSGGGGQPSAPPQTYPSGPQPSAPSAPTGPYPGAAPGQQPSQPNVQYPSGPYPGAPAGQQPNSPYPSAPYPGAPAGPDAKAPYPGAPSGPQQPGAPSSHYPGAPSGPYPGAPSGPQQPGAPSSHYPGAPSGHYPGAPSGPQQPGAPGQYPGAPSGPQQPGAPGQYPGAPSGPQQPGAPGQYPGAPSGPQQPGAPGQYPGAPSGPQQPGAPGQYPGAPSGPQQPGAPGQYPGAPSGPQQPGAPGQYPYPSGPMGPGGMPGSYPSPSDPYGQSGQTGPSPGGPGWGWGSQGGQYPSQPNLPYPGAPPFPVPGAGAPSSVPWGTVPSGQWGPSASFPGAPGSYPNRGYP
- the MAPK1IP1L gene encoding MAPK-interacting and spindle-stabilizing protein-like isoform X1; amino-acid sequence: MSGEDEFSLADALPDKGKTQTVSNPRDPQQPGAWSGSNPWGSTPGAPSAPGFTPYGQGQGGTYSGGGGQPSAPPQTYPSGPQPSAPSAPTGPYPGAAPGQQPSQPNVQYPSGPYPGAPAGQQPNSPYPSAPYPGAPAGPDAKAPYPGAPSGPQQPGAPSSHYPGAPSGPYPGAPSGPQQPGAPSSHYPGAPSGHYPGAPSGPQQPGAPGQYPGAPSGPQQPGAPGQYPGAPSGPQQPGAPGQYPGAPSGPQQPGAPGQYPGAPSGPQQPGAPGQYPGAPSGPQQPGAPGQYPGAPSGPQQPGAPGQYPGAPSGPQQPGAPGQYPYPSGPMGPGGMPGSYPSPSDPYGQSGQTGPSPGGPGWGWGSQGGQYPSQPNLPYPGAPPFPVPGAGAPSSVPWGTVPSGQWGPSASFPGAPGSYPNRGYP